The genomic interval CCTTCATCGGGGCCGGGGCGGCCGCCATCGACGTCTCGACCGGCCAGGTCACCAAGGACGAGCGACCGGCGTTCGGCCGGTCCTACCAGACGCCGTTCGCCGACCGGATCCGCCACGAGGTGGCCGCACCCGCGGGGGTCGCCGTCATCGCCGTCGGCGCCATCTCGTCGTACGACGACGTCAACTCGATCCTGCTCGCGGGCCGCGCCGACCTGTGCGCGCTGGGCCGCACGCATCTGCACGACCCGAGCTGGACGCTGCACGCGGCGGCCGACCAGGCGTACGTGGGTGACGCCGCCGACTGGCCGGTGCCGTGGCGGGCGGGCAGCCGCAAGCCGCCGACGTCGCGGACGGACAAGGTGCCGCCGCGCCTGCAGCTCCTGCTGGACGGGGCGCAGTCCGTCCCGCACCTGCGGTGGCAGGCCGGTGTTACGGTTCCTGCGTGACTCTGCAACCACTGGCCGTCGGTATCTCCCGAGCCCGAGTGGAGTGGGTCGACACGGATGCCTCCGGCATCTATCACAACAGCACCGTGACCCGGCTGGTCGAGTCCGCCGAGTCGTGTCTCATGATCGAGCGCGGCCTGCCGGACTACTTCCCGTCGAGCCCGCGCGTGCGGTTCGAGGTCGACTTCGAGTCGCCGCTGTTCTTCACGCAGGCCGTCACGACGTCGGTCCGGCTCATGCGCATCGGTGCCTCCTCGATGGACTGGGAGTTCGAGGTGTGGGGCGAGGAGTTCGATGGCCGGCCCCGTCGGCGCGCGGCGCGCGGGCGGTACGTGACCGTCCACGTCGGCGTCGGGCGCCGCCCCGGCAGCGACGGCGGGAGCGTGCCCTGGCCGCCGGAGTGGCGCGCGGCGCTGACGGGCTCGGACGGGTCGCACGGTGCGGCGGGCG from Xylanimonas allomyrinae carries:
- a CDS encoding acyl-CoA thioesterase, giving the protein MTLQPLAVGISRARVEWVDTDASGIYHNSTVTRLVESAESCLMIERGLPDYFPSSPRVRFEVDFESPLFFTQAVTTSVRLMRIGASSMDWEFEVWGEEFDGRPRRRAARGRYVTVHVGVGRRPGSDGGSVPWPPEWRAALTGSDGSHGAAGEAPGRAGSAR